A part of Phytoactinopolyspora mesophila genomic DNA contains:
- a CDS encoding DUF4429 domain-containing protein, whose translation MNEVIVRDGTWTFDGELVRIVPGQDRQVHHLRQALGELTVPLLAIAGVAYEPGRKGGRLRLRLRDGADPFLQVTGGKLAENADPYRLAVDRDTTGAAEYLVDEIRQALMLEQVPPGTCDHYLLPGPAVPLTATAGDGTASFDGKQIHIEWTEWAEDVKKSAGTRQITLDDITGVEWVPIVGWTNGFLRFRVSGASSLLPKHDPNCITWGMRREGGTTSLLAAAVVARLPHPASPSVAVPRSEQPSNAASGAEENDHDAVLRRLRELGDLHREGVLTDAEFASAKQALLRKL comes from the coding sequence ATGAACGAGGTGATCGTGCGCGACGGCACATGGACGTTCGACGGCGAACTCGTTCGTATAGTCCCGGGCCAAGACCGCCAGGTACACCACCTTCGGCAGGCGCTGGGCGAACTGACCGTCCCGTTGCTCGCGATCGCCGGCGTCGCCTATGAGCCCGGCCGCAAGGGCGGTCGCCTCCGGCTGCGCCTCCGCGACGGTGCCGACCCGTTCCTCCAGGTCACTGGCGGAAAATTGGCAGAAAACGCCGATCCTTACCGATTGGCCGTAGACCGCGACACCACCGGCGCGGCCGAATACCTGGTCGACGAGATCCGGCAGGCTCTGATGCTGGAGCAAGTGCCACCGGGCACCTGCGACCACTATCTGCTTCCGGGACCGGCGGTACCGCTGACCGCCACCGCGGGCGACGGCACGGCGTCGTTCGACGGCAAACAGATCCACATCGAGTGGACCGAGTGGGCCGAAGACGTCAAGAAGTCCGCCGGCACGCGGCAGATCACACTCGACGACATCACCGGCGTGGAATGGGTGCCGATCGTCGGCTGGACCAACGGCTTCCTCCGCTTCCGGGTCAGCGGCGCATCGTCACTGCTACCCAAACACGATCCCAATTGCATCACCTGGGGAATGCGCCGCGAGGGCGGGACAACATCCTTGCTGGCCGCTGCCGTCGTCGCGCGGCTGCCACACCCGGCCTCGCCCTCCGTAGCCGTCCCCCGATCCGAGCAGCCATCCAATGCCGCCTCGGGCGCCGAGGAAAACGACCACGACGCCGTCCTGCGCCGGCTGCGTGAGCTTGGGGATCTTCACCGTGAGGGTGTCCTGACCGACGCCGAGTTCGCCTCGGCCAAGCAGGCGCTGCTCCGAAAACTCTGA
- a CDS encoding CBS domain-containing protein — MPERGSSKHGPRQDDELKHELHGLEQADRRARAEEWRDPEPPADDDPATYTPSDPDMPPADAGTRPPVYEADNADATVGPSASGSASPEAGIVAQTVSDVMTRRVIALSIDASVTDAAIAMKNNDVGEVVVAHDGAVRGVVTDRDLTIRVVAEELDPDRTPLEEICSEEVVAVRPDAPVDEAVALMRARALRRLPVVDEDTRPLGVLSLGDVAVSRQPESPLADISAAPPNR; from the coding sequence ATGCCGGAGCGTGGCAGCAGCAAACATGGACCCCGGCAGGACGACGAGCTCAAGCATGAGCTGCACGGATTGGAGCAGGCCGACCGCCGGGCGCGTGCCGAGGAGTGGCGGGATCCCGAGCCTCCGGCCGACGATGATCCCGCCACCTACACGCCGTCCGATCCCGACATGCCTCCCGCCGACGCCGGGACCCGACCGCCGGTTTATGAAGCGGACAACGCCGACGCGACGGTCGGCCCATCAGCATCCGGGTCGGCTTCACCGGAGGCCGGCATCGTCGCCCAGACCGTCTCCGATGTCATGACCCGCCGGGTCATCGCCTTGTCCATCGACGCCTCTGTCACCGACGCCGCGATCGCGATGAAGAACAACGACGTAGGCGAAGTCGTCGTCGCCCACGACGGTGCCGTGCGCGGAGTGGTGACGGATCGAGATCTCACGATCCGGGTGGTGGCCGAAGAACTGGATCCGGACCGCACCCCTCTCGAGGAGATATGCAGCGAGGAGGTCGTGGCCGTACGCCCGGACGCCCCGGTGGACGAAGCCGTCGCCCTCATGCGGGCACGTGCGTTGCGCCGCCTTCCGGTCGTCGACGAGGACACGCGCCCGCTGGGCGTTCTCTCGCTCGGCGACGTCGCGGTGTCGAGGCAGCCGGAATCACCGCTCGCGGACATCAGCGCGGCTCCGCCGAACCGCTAA
- a CDS encoding isocitrate lyase/PEP mutase family protein has product MTDRFRSMHDDGLFIMPNAWDAGSARILEHLGSAALATTSSGHASSLGRLDQHVRREEMLAHAEAIVEAVSVPVSVDSEGCYPSSPGGVARTVELIAGTGAAGCSIEDYEPSVGVLPVDLATERVRVAAEVADRHGLVLTARADNHLYGVDDLTDTVERLASYRAAGAHVVYAPGLTAAVDIERLVREVGGAVNVLTLPGVPSTAELAALGVRRVSVGGSLAWVAYGALATAARELLSDGTTSYLTSSLAPEVRDAAFAAD; this is encoded by the coding sequence ATGACGGATCGCTTCAGATCTATGCACGACGACGGCCTGTTCATCATGCCGAACGCATGGGACGCTGGCTCGGCGAGAATACTTGAGCACCTGGGCAGTGCGGCGCTGGCCACCACCAGCTCTGGCCACGCGAGCTCGCTGGGGCGCCTCGATCAGCATGTACGCCGCGAAGAGATGCTGGCTCACGCCGAGGCGATTGTCGAAGCGGTGTCCGTTCCGGTCAGCGTGGACTCGGAGGGGTGTTATCCCAGCTCGCCGGGTGGCGTCGCCCGCACGGTCGAGTTGATCGCCGGCACCGGCGCGGCCGGATGCTCGATCGAGGACTACGAGCCCTCGGTTGGCGTACTTCCTGTCGATCTGGCCACCGAGCGAGTGCGGGTCGCGGCTGAGGTGGCCGACCGGCACGGTCTGGTCCTGACCGCCCGGGCGGACAATCATCTGTACGGCGTCGACGATCTTACCGATACGGTCGAGCGGTTGGCCTCCTACCGGGCGGCAGGAGCGCACGTGGTCTATGCGCCGGGCCTGACGGCGGCAGTCGACATCGAACGCCTGGTGCGCGAGGTGGGCGGCGCGGTCAATGTATTGACCCTGCCCGGTGTTCCATCCACGGCGGAGCTGGCGGCACTCGGGGTTCGCCGGGTGTCCGTGGGCGGATCGCTGGCGTGGGTCGCTTACGGCGCGCTGGCGACGGCCGCACGTGAGTTGCTGTCCGACGGGACGACGTCCTATTTGACGAGCAGTCTGGCCCCCGAGGTTCGCGACGCCGCGTTCGCGGCCGATTAG
- a CDS encoding lysophospholipid acyltransferase family protein, whose amino-acid sequence MTVAAAPDYWHDVPGPRARAARAARPLASALVRSAFKVRLHNFDVIPAGGPVILASNHTSILDGPLLYALVKRPVHALVKQEMFAGPAGVALRAIGQIPVDRFACDPVAVKDCLAVLHRGDVLAIYPEGTRGPGGFEQIKPGVAYLALCTGAPVVPVAALGCSPAPGSAKGLPRLRTSIDVVAGAPIQTRPVPWPRRRDMVRERADELADSLRDHVRHACALTGRELPGVRGAS is encoded by the coding sequence ATGACGGTTGCCGCAGCTCCGGACTATTGGCATGACGTTCCCGGCCCGAGAGCGCGGGCCGCGCGCGCAGCGCGTCCACTCGCGTCCGCGCTCGTGCGTTCCGCATTCAAGGTCCGGCTGCACAACTTTGACGTGATTCCCGCAGGCGGGCCGGTGATCCTCGCGTCCAATCACACCAGCATCCTTGATGGCCCGCTGTTGTACGCACTGGTCAAACGGCCAGTCCATGCCCTGGTGAAGCAGGAGATGTTCGCCGGACCAGCCGGCGTGGCTCTTCGAGCGATCGGTCAGATCCCGGTAGACCGGTTCGCATGCGACCCGGTAGCGGTCAAAGACTGCCTTGCGGTCTTACATCGCGGTGACGTCCTCGCGATCTATCCCGAAGGAACCCGTGGCCCCGGCGGTTTCGAACAGATCAAACCCGGCGTGGCCTATCTGGCGCTGTGCACGGGGGCGCCCGTCGTCCCGGTGGCCGCCCTGGGCTGTAGCCCGGCGCCCGGATCGGCCAAAGGCCTGCCACGGTTGCGCACGTCGATCGATGTCGTTGCCGGCGCACCGATCCAGACCCGGCCCGTGCCGTGGCCGCGTCGTCGGGACATGGTCCGGGAACGAGCCGACGAACTCGCGGATTCGCTGCGAGATCACGTCCGCCACGCCTGCGCGTTGACCGGGCGTGAACTGCCCGGGGTACGTGGTGCCAGCTGA
- a CDS encoding ferritin-like domain-containing protein — MAFDIDRFATKSERVQWQDLSFDDFRENPLPAHTLRSLRYMCDVEYHTVCYLRDLLVTPAHKDGDVATFFTIWNREEFWHGEALAAVLGLHGITVDFDALKAKRLKVGWKDRLDPVKQSVLGNVLGADLIATHMIWGAVNEWSASAAYTRLATLEGHPALAELLRRIAKQEARHVAFYATQARKRLEDSKKARLFARFALRKAWAPVGSGVMPEEEVVHVMSHLFSGPDGLAEIRKIDGHIARMPGLEGLTIVEDAMRSRGVAA; from the coding sequence ATGGCTTTTGACATCGATCGTTTCGCGACCAAGTCCGAGCGTGTGCAGTGGCAGGACCTGTCGTTCGACGATTTCCGGGAGAATCCGCTCCCGGCGCACACGCTGCGGAGTCTTCGGTACATGTGCGATGTCGAGTACCACACCGTCTGCTATCTCCGCGATCTGCTGGTCACCCCGGCGCACAAGGACGGCGACGTCGCCACCTTCTTCACGATCTGGAACCGTGAAGAGTTCTGGCACGGTGAAGCGCTGGCCGCGGTGCTGGGACTGCACGGCATCACCGTCGACTTCGACGCGCTCAAAGCCAAGCGGCTCAAGGTCGGCTGGAAGGACCGTCTCGACCCGGTGAAACAATCGGTGCTCGGCAACGTGCTGGGCGCCGACCTCATCGCGACACACATGATCTGGGGCGCAGTCAACGAATGGTCGGCGAGTGCCGCCTATACCCGGCTGGCGACGCTCGAAGGCCATCCGGCGCTCGCCGAGTTGCTCCGGCGGATCGCCAAACAGGAGGCCCGGCATGTCGCCTTCTACGCAACTCAGGCCCGTAAGCGGCTGGAAGACAGCAAGAAGGCACGTCTCTTCGCCCGGTTCGCCCTGCGTAAGGCTTGGGCGCCGGTCGGCTCCGGCGTGATGCCGGAAGAGGAGGTCGTGCACGTGATGAGCCACCTGTTCAGCGGACCGGACGGGCTCGCGGAGATACGCAAGATCGACGGCCACATCGCCCGTATGCCCGGCCTCGAAGGGCTGACGATAGTCGAGGACGCCATGCGCAGTCGCGGCGTCGCGGCCTGA
- a CDS encoding HAD-IB family hydrolase yields the protein MTTPGSTLSDAHVLLTGATGFVGQAVLERLLSGHPDTRISVIIRPKGSLTAEDRLAKLLRKPVFRTWRRSIGAAEADRIARERIAVIAGDLTDMPELPADLHTVIHGASAVKFDPPIDEAFDTNVGGALGLYGGLRAAGATPHVIHVSTAYVGGLRKGITPEQSLNHDVDWRAEAEMAHTARRSLELASRDPVVLRQLLDQARAEHGKVGPQAVTNAAEQARQEWVNERLIDQGRLRAETLGWTDVYTFTKALAERAAEDLWYREGQRLSVLRPTIIESALRHPFPGWIDGFKVADPLILAYGRGQLPDFPALPDSILDIIPVDFVVNAIIAAALTPPEPAGRRYFHLGSGASNPLAFHEMYQNVREFFVNSPLPKDDGHVQVPSWRLAGGPRVDRAMRQREALVTSADWLLTRLPMTTRSRGWADKVHSLQRDLRSLRKLTDLYRPYVQTEIVFDDARARELHRSIPEPERGHRGFDVTEIDWRHYLQEVHFPAVTSLSRAFVNRPASRPQPTRMLSVRSDALAVFDLEGTVLDWNLIEQYLWLCRSMAPMSRWPRELGSLAVSLPGYVRSELRNRGEFIRAFTRRYEGLPASEIQRQAQGAFGRALRQRVLPDAVACAQAHRAAGHHTVLVTGSIDVLVEPIAHLFDDVIAGRMHQNDGVLTGYLDAPPLVDEARAAWLVQYADHHGMDLRHSYGYGDSHADVAWLQLLGHPAAVNPDSKLYRHARRQSWTVFDWGRTAITDRHAGQTPRRSVGSRKKAPWTDRGDETDDRTSHGF from the coding sequence ATGACCACGCCAGGGTCCACGCTGTCGGACGCTCATGTCCTGCTGACCGGAGCCACGGGCTTCGTCGGGCAGGCAGTGCTGGAACGGCTGCTGTCCGGGCACCCGGATACCCGGATCTCAGTGATCATCCGGCCAAAAGGAAGCCTCACGGCCGAAGACCGCCTCGCCAAACTGCTGCGCAAGCCGGTGTTCCGCACGTGGCGGCGGTCCATCGGCGCGGCTGAAGCCGACCGGATCGCCCGTGAACGCATCGCCGTCATCGCCGGGGATCTCACGGATATGCCGGAGCTACCGGCCGATCTCCACACGGTTATCCATGGCGCGTCCGCGGTGAAGTTCGATCCACCGATAGACGAAGCGTTCGATACCAATGTGGGCGGGGCGCTGGGGCTGTACGGAGGCCTGCGGGCTGCCGGCGCGACACCCCACGTGATCCACGTCTCTACCGCCTACGTGGGCGGGCTGCGCAAAGGGATCACGCCTGAGCAGTCGCTCAACCACGACGTCGACTGGCGTGCCGAGGCCGAGATGGCGCACACGGCCCGGCGAAGCCTCGAACTCGCCTCACGCGACCCCGTGGTGTTGCGCCAGCTGCTGGACCAAGCTCGTGCTGAGCACGGCAAGGTGGGCCCCCAGGCGGTCACCAACGCCGCCGAGCAGGCCAGGCAGGAGTGGGTCAACGAACGGCTAATCGACCAGGGGCGACTACGGGCGGAGACGCTCGGCTGGACAGACGTTTACACCTTCACCAAAGCGTTGGCCGAGCGGGCTGCGGAAGACCTGTGGTACCGGGAGGGGCAGCGGCTGTCGGTGCTGCGACCCACCATCATCGAAAGCGCACTCCGGCATCCATTCCCGGGATGGATCGACGGTTTCAAAGTGGCCGACCCGCTGATCCTGGCCTACGGCCGTGGACAGCTGCCCGACTTCCCGGCGTTGCCGGACAGCATCCTCGACATCATCCCGGTCGACTTTGTCGTGAACGCGATTATCGCCGCGGCGCTAACACCGCCGGAGCCGGCTGGGCGCCGCTACTTCCATCTCGGTTCCGGCGCCAGCAATCCGCTGGCATTCCACGAGATGTACCAGAATGTCCGCGAGTTCTTCGTGAACTCGCCGCTACCGAAGGACGACGGACACGTCCAGGTGCCGAGCTGGCGATTGGCCGGCGGCCCGCGCGTGGACCGTGCGATGCGGCAGCGAGAAGCGCTGGTCACCAGTGCGGATTGGCTGCTGACCCGGTTGCCGATGACTACGCGTTCGCGCGGGTGGGCCGACAAAGTGCACAGCCTCCAGCGCGACCTCCGTTCGCTGCGCAAACTCACCGACCTCTACCGGCCCTATGTGCAGACCGAGATCGTTTTCGACGATGCACGGGCCCGGGAGTTGCACAGGTCTATTCCGGAGCCCGAACGTGGCCACCGCGGGTTCGACGTCACCGAGATCGACTGGCGGCACTATCTGCAAGAGGTTCATTTCCCGGCCGTCACATCGCTGAGCCGCGCGTTCGTGAACCGCCCCGCCTCGCGACCACAGCCCACCCGCATGTTGTCCGTGCGATCCGATGCGCTGGCCGTGTTCGATCTCGAGGGCACCGTACTCGACTGGAACCTCATCGAGCAGTACCTCTGGCTGTGCCGTTCCATGGCGCCGATGTCGCGTTGGCCGCGCGAACTGGGCAGTCTCGCGGTGTCGTTGCCCGGTTACGTCCGCAGTGAGCTGCGCAACCGAGGCGAGTTCATCCGTGCCTTCACCCGCCGCTACGAGGGTCTTCCGGCCAGCGAGATACAACGGCAGGCACAGGGCGCGTTCGGCCGAGCACTGCGGCAACGAGTGCTCCCTGACGCGGTTGCCTGCGCCCAGGCACACCGCGCCGCCGGGCATCACACCGTGCTCGTGACCGGTTCGATCGACGTCCTCGTCGAGCCGATCGCACACCTCTTCGATGACGTCATCGCCGGGCGTATGCACCAGAACGACGGCGTGCTGACCGGCTATCTCGACGCTCCGCCGCTGGTCGACGAAGCCCGTGCGGCTTGGCTCGTCCAATACGCCGATCACCACGGTATGGATCTACGGCATTCGTACGGTTACGGAGACAGCCATGCGGACGTGGCCTGGCTGCAGTTGCTCGGCCACCCCGCGGCCGTCAACCCTGACAGCAAGCTCTACCGGCACGCGCGCAGGCAATCGTGGACAGTCTTCGACTGGGGGCGGACCGCAATAACGGACCGGCACGCTGGTCAGACACCGCGCCGCTCGGTCGGATCGCGGAAGAAGGCGCCGTGGACAGATCGCGGCGACGAGACCGACGACAGGACATCTCATGGCTTTTGA
- a CDS encoding TetR/AcrR family transcriptional regulator codes for MPRVSQEHSDRRRQQILAAARRCFVREGFHQTSMTDIFAEAGLSAGAVYGHFGGKGEIITVIAEEVTGEVDRLVESIFTREPPLGLADAMRQGLEAASGFAFGEQGFARLAPQVWAEALRDDELLEMLRGRYSRIQGMISHLVAAEQRAGRVAAGADPDEVAKVLFGVIMGYILQGLFVGNVEASLYAGGLDALRGSP; via the coding sequence ATGCCTCGAGTGTCGCAAGAGCATAGCGATCGGCGCCGCCAGCAGATTCTTGCCGCGGCACGCCGATGTTTTGTCCGTGAGGGATTTCACCAAACCTCCATGACCGATATTTTCGCCGAGGCTGGACTGTCGGCGGGAGCGGTCTACGGCCATTTCGGAGGCAAGGGCGAGATCATCACGGTCATCGCTGAGGAAGTGACTGGTGAAGTCGATCGTCTGGTCGAGTCGATTTTCACACGAGAGCCTCCGCTCGGCTTGGCCGACGCCATGCGGCAAGGGCTGGAGGCGGCTAGCGGCTTCGCGTTCGGCGAGCAGGGTTTTGCCCGGCTGGCGCCTCAGGTGTGGGCCGAGGCCCTGCGTGACGACGAACTGCTGGAGATGCTCCGAGGGCGATATAGCAGAATTCAAGGCATGATCTCCCATCTCGTGGCGGCCGAGCAACGGGCTGGTCGCGTCGCGGCCGGCGCTGACCCTGACGAGGTCGCCAAGGTGCTGTTCGGAGTGATCATGGGCTACATCCTGCAAGGCCTGTTCGTGGGCAATGTTGAAGCAAGCCTGTATGCAGGCGGCCTGGACGCCTTGCGCGGTTCGCCGTGA
- a CDS encoding SDR family NAD(P)-dependent oxidoreductase — MSLRGTAHTSTALITGGTSGIGLAFAQLLSRQGHNVILVGRNTDRLHQTAHQLSSSTGQQVDTIQADLADRADVQRVAERLSSQDEPVDLLVNNAGFGVHARLTSEDVTVHDEAFDVMCRAVLVLGGAAARAMLARKRGTIINVSSTAGFMAMGSYSAIKAWVTTYSESLAVELRGTGVQVTALCPGWVKTEFHQRAGINTTSIPSWLWTDSERVAATCLKDAARGKVISIPSKRFRVLMWGIRHLPRSAIHAASGRITSKRRAPQSENGEVR, encoded by the coding sequence GTGTCGCTACGTGGAACGGCGCACACATCGACCGCGCTCATCACCGGCGGCACCTCAGGCATCGGCCTTGCCTTCGCCCAGCTTCTCAGCCGCCAAGGCCACAACGTCATCCTGGTGGGCCGGAACACTGATCGGCTGCATCAGACCGCCCATCAGTTGAGTTCATCCACCGGGCAGCAGGTTGACACCATTCAGGCCGATCTGGCCGATCGCGCCGACGTCCAGCGCGTCGCCGAACGGCTTTCATCGCAGGACGAACCGGTTGACCTGCTGGTCAACAATGCCGGTTTCGGCGTTCACGCCCGCTTGACTTCTGAGGACGTCACGGTCCACGACGAAGCGTTCGACGTCATGTGCCGGGCAGTCCTCGTACTGGGCGGCGCCGCCGCAAGAGCGATGCTGGCGCGCAAACGTGGCACGATCATAAATGTGTCTAGTACCGCCGGATTCATGGCCATGGGAAGCTACTCAGCGATCAAGGCGTGGGTGACGACCTACAGTGAGAGCCTCGCCGTTGAACTCCGCGGCACCGGGGTTCAGGTGACCGCGCTCTGCCCGGGCTGGGTGAAAACGGAGTTTCACCAGCGCGCCGGCATCAACACAACCTCCATCCCCTCGTGGCTTTGGACCGACAGTGAACGGGTTGCCGCCACGTGCCTCAAGGACGCCGCCCGCGGCAAGGTGATTTCCATCCCCAGCAAGAGATTCCGGGTCTTGATGTGGGGTATTCGTCACCTACCCAGGAGCGCCATCCACGCCGCGTCGGGAAGAATCACATCGAAGCGAAGGGCACCACAGTCAGAAAACGGGGAGGTCCGTTGA